The Halogranum gelatinilyticum genome includes a window with the following:
- a CDS encoding NUDIX hydrolase yields the protein MSTNDASTADSEEAAAETELHKNARQDVIAVDPDDNEEGLVNRLDAHTGDGIRHRAFTCLVFDDEGRILLGQRAPSKRLWDTCWDGTVASHPVEGQSQEEATRQRLEEELGITPDQYDDVELTDRFEYKRYYMNDGVEWEVCAVLKVTLDDTTLDPDEDEIAGLLWVDYEHLHDHPRWYRQLRLCPWFEIAMRRDFE from the coding sequence ATGAGTACGAACGACGCTTCGACGGCCGACTCGGAGGAGGCCGCCGCGGAGACCGAGCTTCACAAGAACGCCCGACAGGACGTCATCGCCGTCGACCCCGACGACAACGAGGAAGGGCTGGTCAACCGTCTCGACGCCCACACCGGTGACGGTATCCGCCACCGCGCGTTCACGTGTCTCGTCTTCGACGACGAGGGCCGAATCCTCCTCGGCCAGCGCGCTCCGAGCAAGCGTCTCTGGGACACCTGCTGGGACGGAACCGTCGCCTCCCACCCCGTCGAGGGACAGAGTCAGGAAGAAGCGACCCGCCAGCGGCTCGAAGAGGAGCTCGGCATCACGCCCGACCAGTACGACGACGTCGAACTGACCGACCGCTTCGAGTACAAACGCTACTACATGAACGACGGCGTCGAGTGGGAGGTCTGTGCCGTGCTGAAGGTCACGCTCGACGACACCACGCTCGACCCCGACGAGGACGAGATCGCCGGTCTGCTCTGGGTGGACTACGAACATCTCCACGACCACCCCAGGTGGTACCGCCAACTGCGTCTCTGCCCGTGGTTCGAGATCGCCATGCGCCGTGACTTCGAGTAA